The following are encoded together in the Scomber scombrus chromosome 7, fScoSco1.1, whole genome shotgun sequence genome:
- the LOC133982956 gene encoding tumor necrosis factor receptor superfamily member 5: protein MGCQKDMFTKNGRCCDHCPAGKYVVEDCTATQKTKCDDCRHGHFTDEKNYIFNCRICKECSRDTNKVKVKDCTATEDTVCGCFSGYYCSSDDCDHCLPVKHCDQGSGVEVKATGRNDTRCAPCGKGHYSNVTDSSSPCQAHTRCEDFGRELKTPGTSTTNAICGDFKTYCPWIIPTGLWSGFLLTVLIVFCLICLRAKRRSFRAVKSSPSVRVTLLDMVSAASTGPLELPLKSTELNDNCQESYAVKDCKLSLFNPDDNEICCSTQNSMDSSFPITPLKASVSFVESNQTNGSPGHCTGFFRTHSEPQEDEWCGT, encoded by the exons ATGGGTTGCCAAAAGGATATGTTCACTAAAAATGGCAGATGCTGTGATCACTGCCCTGCAG GAAAATATGTGGTAGAGGATTGTACCGCCACACAGAAGACCAAGTGTGATGACTGTAGACATGGACACTTCACAGAtgagaaaaattacatttttaattgcagGATATGCAAGGAATGCAGTCGTG ACACCAACAAGGTGAAagtgaaggattgtacagctacGGAAGACacagtgtgtgggtgtttttcgGGCTATTACTGTAGCTCTGATGACTGTGATCACTGCCTGCCTGTTAAGCACTGCGATCAAGGCTCAGGGGTCGAAGTTAAAG CCACTGGCAGAAATGATACACGCTGTGCTCCGTGTGGAAAGGGGCACTACAGCAACGTAACAGATTCCAGCTCCCCCTGTCAAGCACACACCAG ATGTGAGGACTTTGGGAGAGAGTTGAAAACTCCTGGCACTTCAACAaccaatgccatctgtggtgaCTTCAAAACCT ATTGTCCCTGGATTATACCTACAGGTCTGTGGTCAGGCTTCTTGCTGACCGTACTCATCGTGTTTTGTCTCATCTGCTTGCGGGCAAAACGCAGATCCTTCAGAGCAG TGAAATCCAGTCCCAGCGTTCGTGTTACTCTGTTGGATATGGTCTCAGCAGCCTCTACTGGTCCACTGGAGCTGCCTTTAAAGTCCACGGAGCTGAACGATAACTGCCAAGAGAGCTATGCAGTGAAGGACTGCAAGTTATCACTTTTTAACCCAG ATGATAATGAGATCTGCTGCAGCACACAAAACAGCATGGACAGCAGCTTTCCCATAACGCCGCTGAAGGCATCAGTTTCATTCGTTGAGTCGAATCAGACCAATGGAAGTCCCGGACACTGCACTGGCTTCTTCAGGACACACTCAGAGCCACAGGAGGACGAGTGGTGTGGGACATAA
- the rbp5 gene encoding retinol-binding protein 5: MSKPNYSGTFHMVEQDNMDSYLGALDINFALRKIVCLLKPSKEIKHDPATGAMTIRTLTTFKNFNMDFIIGTEFTEDLGPVDGRTCQTTVSWEGDKLICVQRGEKEGRGWTHWLEGDKLHLEMRVQDVIAKQVFKKAD; encoded by the exons atgtctaaacCGAATTACTCCGGCACGTTTCATATGGTGGAACAGGACAATATGGATTCCTACCTCGGAGCTTTAG ATATTAATTTTGCTCTCAGGAAGATCGTGTGTCTGCTGAAGCCTTCCAAAGAGATCAAGCATGATCCAGCCACAGGGGCCATGACGATCCGCACTCTCACCACTTTCAAAAACTTCAACATGGATTTCATTATCGGAACAGAGTTTACCGAAGACCTGGGTCCAGTGGATGGTCGAAcctgtcag ACTACAGTGAGCTGGGAAGGGGACAAGCTGATTTGTGTACAgcgaggagagaaagaaggacgAGGCTGGACGCACTGGTTGGAGGGTGACAAGCTGCATTTG GAGATGAGAGTTCAAGATGTGATTGCCAAGCAAGTCTTCAAGAAGGCTGACTGA